CATTACTTTTTTGGCCTCCCCATAAGGGAGAGACCATACCAATGCCGAGCGCATTCGCGTCATGGGTAAAAGGGCTAGCGGCCCATCAGCAGTGAATCGTTCGTAAGCGCAGTAATTATGAGAGCGCCCTAAGCCAATGTTGGCAACAATAGCTACATGATCATAGACCTTTTCACTTACATTTAAACCCTTACAAAACTCTCTTAAATGAGAACCTGCACCATCGGCAGCAACTATGAGTTGTGCAATAACAGTAATCTGTTCACCCTCTTTTTCAATAACCGCGACTTTCTTTTCTCTATCATAATTAATAAGACGGGCAGAATTTAATATTTTTTCTGAAGAAAGTTTTTTATGAAAAATTTTTTGTAAGTGCTGCATTTCTACTACATAGCCTAAAGGTTCCTTTTCACTTTTAAGGGTCGCCAAACCAAAAGAGGCCTTCTGGGAGATGTGTATCATATTAATGGGAGTAATATCCGGCTCAAGCTCCTCCCAGAGATGGATACACTTTAGAATTCGCATACTGGAGGGAGAGAGTGCTAATGTCCGCGCATCAAAATCTTCCTCTTTTTCATAGGTTAATTTAGATTCGATTAATAGCGTAGATACCCCCGAATTTTTCAGAGCAAGCATAAGACTTGCACCAATAAGCCCGCCCCCGACAATTAATATATCCACGTTTAGTTTTTTAGGCTCCACGAACAATAGCCTCAATTTCAGATGACTCAACGGCTAATTTACCTGTTAAGTTTTTATTTCCTGTGGAGGTTACTACTATGTCATCCTCAATACGAACGCCTATACCACGAAAAGCTTCTGGAACATTCAAGGCATCTTCTTTTATATATAACCCAGGCTCTACAGTAAGCACCATGCCTTCTTCCAATGGCCTCCACTGTCGATTTATCTTATAGGATCCTACATCATGCACATCTAAACCTAACCAATGCCCGGAGTTATGCATATAAAATTGCTTATACTCCTCTTTTTCTAAACTATTTGGCTTTAGAATCCCTAGCTCAAGAAGACCCGTGGTTAATACCTCCACTATTATTTTTTGAATTTCATCCCATAGCACTCCGGGACGAACTTTTTCTATGCCTGCTCTTTGGGCTTGTAAAACTAAATCATAAACAGCTTTTTGTTCAGAGCTAAATTTTCCATTTTTGGGGAAAGTACGCGTAATGTCAGCAGCATATCCTGCATACTCACCACCTGCATCAATCAATACGAGCTCTCCATCTCTAAGAGCTTTGTCATTTTGCGTATAATGTAGGATACACGCATTGGCTCCAGCTGCGACGATCGGATCATAAGCAACACTACGACAACCGCCTTGGGTAAAACGATAAATTAACTCAGCCTCCAATTCATATTCAAATTGGGCCACTTTCGCCTTTTGCATCGCGCGCAAATGTCCTTCAACAGATATATCTGCAGCTTTTTGCATTAAGGCAATTTCTGATTCGCTTTTAAAAAGACGCATTTCCCCAAGGATAGGTTGCAAATCCATAAAGGAGTCAGGAGCCGCAATTCCTTTTCTACTCTGCATTTTTACTTCTTGCCAAGCAGCGAATATTTTCTTTTCCCATGCTTGGTAACGGCCTATCGGATAAAAAATAGCTTTTTTATCTTGTACTATTTCGGGAAGTTTTTTCTCTATTTCATTAAGGGAAAACGCCTCGTTCACACCCAGCTCTTTTAAAGCCTGCTCCTGCCCCAGGCGTATACCTGTCCATAGTTCTTGCACGGGGTCTTTAGCAAGATTAAATAAATACGCCTTGCAGTTATTGCCGGAGGTGAGTATGAGTAAAGCATCGGGTTCATTAAAACCTGTTAGGTAATAAAAGTCGCTGTCTTGGCGGAAACGGTAAGTTGTATCGCCACTTCTTGTAACTTCGCTAGCGGCAGGGATAATTGCTAACGAGTCGGGCGGAAGCTTTGATGCCAATTTCTTTCTACGTTCTACATATTCTTTCTGTGTGATCATATGATTAATGTGAGTTTTCACTGTTAGGGGTTAGCGTATTTTTTATATCATTAAAAATTTGTAATACCGCCAAGCGGGTATATTCACTGACTTCCAACAACGCTTTCTCATCATCTTCACTTACATCTAAAGATTCATAATCAAGCTCGGCAAACTCAGAGATATGGCGAAGGGCTTCCACTGCTTCTTCCTCACTTAATTGTGAAGCAGTAAATCCGGATAAAGCAACTCCCTGGGTAAAACCTTGGCACCACTCACTAAATGCTTGTGCTCTTGCAACCAAAGGATATCCTTCATCCGGTAGTAATAATTCAAATTCAAAATCAAAGTTTATTAATTGCTGGTAACTAATAGCATATACCGAAAATAAAGCCATTAGCGCTTCTTTTTTTGTGCTGTTTTTTGTGTTGTTTACTAAGGCGCGAATGTAATTTTCTCCTTCATTGCTCGCCCCCGTACATAAGTATCCACACATTACGCCATGGACCTCACTTCCTGAATAAGGAAGGTCCAACCCATCAATATGGGTTAAAAATTCTTCGTAATTCGGTAAATGTTCTGGGATGATGTTTGACATAGCTATCTCATTACTAAATTTTCCAATAATAACTGATTTGCTCGGGTAATCCAAAATTGCTACCATTTGGACAGCGCTGTATCAAATAGAAGGGGCCAAAATGGCAAAAACAAAAACATGCACTATCCGCCTATGCAATAAAACTTATGAGCTTAAATGCAATGAAGATGAAGTTGACATGTTACACATGGCTGCCCAAAGATTAAATGAACACCTAATAAAAAAGAAAAGCGCTTATAAATCACTAGATGAATATCAAATTTTACTATTATCCGCGTTACAAATAAGCCATGAATTAATTCAGTGCCAAAATCAACAAGAAAAGAAGAGAAAGCAATTGACAGAATTTATTGCCTCTCTTGAGCATAAAATAAGTCAAGCAGCCGAAGGCATTTTACCTTAACGAATAATAATTATACCCAAGAATCTTACTTGGCTAATCCTAACCAAGGGATTTTGTTTCCAGAGTAAAAAGAAGAGACAGAAACACTTACTGCGAAATTTATTACTTTCCGAAGCACAAACGAAAAAAAAATCGCTTTTTAAAGGATATTGCGGACATGGAATTAAAGAATAAAACTGTATTGATTACCGGCGCTTCTAGCGGAATCGGCAAAGCATGCGCAGAGTTATTTGCCCAAAAAAGTGCCAATTTATTGTTGTGTGCTCGCAGGCAAGAGCGTCTCCAGGAATTAAAAAGTACACTCCAGGAAAAATATAAGATTGATGTCCACACTTTTGCATTAGATGTTAGAAATAAAAATAAAGTTTTTACCGCCTTTAAGAGCCTGCCAGGAAATTGGCAAAATATTGATGTTTTAATCAATAATGCAGGATTGGCAGCCGGCTTGGAAAATTTTCAAGAAGCGGATATAGAAGATTGGGAAGCAATGATAGACACAAACGTGAAAGGGCTTTTATATGTTAGTAAAGCGGTCCTTCCTCAAATGCTTGAGCGCAATACAGGTCATATTATTAATTTAGGCTCAATCGCCGGTCACCAAGTTTATCCAAAAGGCTCTGTTTACTGTGCCTCGAAACACGCCGTAAAAGCGATTTCTCAGGGCTTACGCATGGATCTATTGGGTACCAAAATTCGCGTTAGCAGTATCGATCCGGGAGCTGTCGAAACGGAATTTAGCCTGGTTCGTTTTAAAGGTGATCAACAACGTGCGGATAATGTTTACCAAGGAATGACTCCACTTAATCCAGAAGATATTGCCCAAGCCATTTATTTTTGTGTAAGTTGTCCGGCGCATGTGAACATTAGCGAGATGATCATAATGCCTACAGACCAGGCTGCAGCTGGAATGACTCACAGAAAGAAGTAGGTGGTGCCGCAAGATTAAAAGAGAGGGGGCCTTGCGGCTCCAACAGCTCTTTTGCATTAGGTGTCTTTAAACAATATAACAAAAATTGCCTACTCCTTGGAAATTGCTAAAGCGCTCACATTTTGTAGCCCCCGCGGCAGGCGATTTCCTCTTCTGCCTCGTTCTCCCTGATATGGCTGTAAATCATTGCCTTTTAATGTGAAATGCCTTTTTCCGGCATGAACAGTTAAAGAGGAATCCGCTGAAAATACTTGTAAGTCTACGATAAATTCTTCGCGCTGCTGTGCTTTTACAGCGGGTATATTAATCAGCTTATTCCCCTTTCCACGGGATAGAATGGGTAAGTCTTTTACAGGAAAAAGTAATAATCGGCCGGTATTTGTTGCGCATGCAATTAAATCGTTTTCTTTATCACTGATAAATCTTGGCGTTAACACTTGACTATTAACGGGTAACTTTAAGCATGCTTTTCCATTGCGATTTTTAACATAAAGCTCTTTAACTTGGGTAATGAATCCATACCCCGCATCATTTGCTAACAATACCCAGTCTTCTGGTTCCCCTCCTAATAAA
Above is a genomic segment from Legionella adelaidensis containing:
- a CDS encoding cell division protein ZapA yields the protein MAKTKTCTIRLCNKTYELKCNEDEVDMLHMAAQRLNEHLIKKKSAYKSLDEYQILLLSALQISHELIQCQNQQEKKRKQLTEFIASLEHKISQAAEGILP
- a CDS encoding UPF0149 family protein, encoding MSNIIPEHLPNYEEFLTHIDGLDLPYSGSEVHGVMCGYLCTGASNEGENYIRALVNNTKNSTKKEALMALFSVYAISYQQLINFDFEFELLLPDEGYPLVARAQAFSEWCQGFTQGVALSGFTASQLSEEEAVEALRHISEFAELDYESLDVSEDDEKALLEVSEYTRLAVLQIFNDIKNTLTPNSENSH
- a CDS encoding SDR family oxidoreductase → MELKNKTVLITGASSGIGKACAELFAQKSANLLLCARRQERLQELKSTLQEKYKIDVHTFALDVRNKNKVFTAFKSLPGNWQNIDVLINNAGLAAGLENFQEADIEDWEAMIDTNVKGLLYVSKAVLPQMLERNTGHIINLGSIAGHQVYPKGSVYCASKHAVKAISQGLRMDLLGTKIRVSSIDPGAVETEFSLVRFKGDQQRADNVYQGMTPLNPEDIAQAIYFCVSCPAHVNISEMIIMPTDQAAAGMTHRKK
- the pepP gene encoding Xaa-Pro aminopeptidase encodes the protein MITQKEYVERRKKLASKLPPDSLAIIPAASEVTRSGDTTYRFRQDSDFYYLTGFNEPDALLILTSGNNCKAYLFNLAKDPVQELWTGIRLGQEQALKELGVNEAFSLNEIEKKLPEIVQDKKAIFYPIGRYQAWEKKIFAAWQEVKMQSRKGIAAPDSFMDLQPILGEMRLFKSESEIALMQKAADISVEGHLRAMQKAKVAQFEYELEAELIYRFTQGGCRSVAYDPIVAAGANACILHYTQNDKALRDGELVLIDAGGEYAGYAADITRTFPKNGKFSSEQKAVYDLVLQAQRAGIEKVRPGVLWDEIQKIIVEVLTTGLLELGILKPNSLEKEEYKQFYMHNSGHWLGLDVHDVGSYKINRQWRPLEEGMVLTVEPGLYIKEDALNVPEAFRGIGVRIEDDIVVTSTGNKNLTGKLAVESSEIEAIVRGA
- a CDS encoding FAD-dependent monooxygenase; translation: MEPKKLNVDILIVGGGLIGASLMLALKNSGVSTLLIESKLTYEKEEDFDARTLALSPSSMRILKCIHLWEELEPDITPINMIHISQKASFGLATLKSEKEPLGYVVEMQHLQKIFHKKLSSEKILNSARLINYDREKKVAVIEKEGEQITVIAQLIVAADGAGSHLREFCKGLNVSEKVYDHVAIVANIGLGRSHNYCAYERFTADGPLALLPMTRMRSALVWSLPYGEAKKVMELSDAEFLKKVHQLFGYRLGKLVKAGKRTLFPLKQSIMTQTISWPFVFIGNAAHTLHPVAGQGFNLGLRDVATLVQCIAGKGLNSQMLEMYQQQRIHDQKAITWLTDNLVELFTNKLPGLHAARGLGLLALENLPLFKKIVGYYTRGFAGITPDLVCGIPIQHKVSYGKL